From Motilibacter peucedani, the proteins below share one genomic window:
- a CDS encoding ABC transporter permease, translating to MARHPLLGAVRSARGIPRWLLYVGVLLSLLFVVMAVFAPLIAPYGFDQYTSGGTRFDKLAGPDSHHWMGTTVQSLDVLSRVVFGARTALEVVVLAVVVSIVIGVPLGLLSGYRGGWLDRVLVLVTDALFAFPYLLLAIVIAFVLAGGAGGGVVTAATAITVVYVPQYFRVVRASTLSAREATYVEAARALGAKPSTVVVRYLFSNVVQSVPVIATLNAADAILTLAGLGFLGYGIQPTEAAEWGYDLQRAISDAGAGIWWTALYPGLAITLLVVALTLVGEGLNEVLNPSLRRRGVSAAVTLEEATTR from the coding sequence ATGGCCCGTCACCCGCTGCTCGGCGCCGTCCGCTCGGCGCGCGGCATCCCGCGCTGGCTGCTCTACGTCGGCGTGCTGCTCTCGCTGCTCTTCGTCGTCATGGCGGTCTTCGCACCTCTGATCGCGCCCTACGGCTTCGACCAGTACACCTCGGGCGGCACCCGCTTCGACAAGCTCGCCGGCCCCGACTCCCACCACTGGATGGGCACGACCGTCCAGTCGCTCGACGTGCTCTCGCGCGTCGTGTTCGGCGCGCGTACGGCGCTCGAGGTCGTCGTGCTGGCAGTCGTGGTCTCGATCGTCATCGGCGTGCCGCTCGGCCTGCTCTCCGGCTACCGCGGCGGCTGGCTCGACCGCGTGCTGGTGCTCGTCACCGACGCGCTGTTCGCCTTCCCCTACCTGCTGCTCGCCATCGTCATCGCGTTCGTCCTCGCGGGCGGCGCCGGCGGCGGTGTCGTCACCGCCGCCACCGCGATCACGGTGGTCTACGTGCCGCAGTACTTCAGGGTCGTACGCGCCAGCACCCTGAGTGCGCGCGAGGCCACCTACGTCGAGGCGGCGCGGGCACTGGGCGCCAAGCCGAGCACGGTGGTCGTGCGCTACCTGTTCTCGAACGTCGTGCAGAGCGTGCCGGTCATCGCGACCCTCAACGCCGCCGACGCGATCCTGACCCTCGCCGGCCTGGGCTTCCTCGGCTACGGCATCCAGCCGACCGAGGCCGCCGAGTGGGGCTACGACCTGCAGCGCGCCATCTCGGACGCGGGAGCCGGCATCTGGTGGACCGCGCTCTACCCGGGCCTGGCCATCACGCTGCTCGTCGTGGCGCTCACACTGGTGGGCGAGGGCCTCAACGAGGTCCTCAACCCCTCGCTGCGCCGCCGCGGCGTCAGCGCCGCCGTGACGCTCGAGGAGGCGACCACCCGATGA
- a CDS encoding ABC transporter permease → MAVRSGSLARFVVTRIVLAVPMVLLLLTFVFLLMRVAPGDPVTAALGDRLSAADLAQRRAAAGLDRPLLQQYWEYVSHVARLDFGRTITDNRAVSDIFVENGGATLTLSIGALVVAVGLGLPLGLVAGRRRDSVLDVGIRLFGIVSYAAPVFFIGLLLQLVFGKALGWLPTSGQASPVVQATAESKTHILLLDMLLTGDTGDITDALKHLVLPSVTLGLLVVGVLIRLVRVNLISTLQSDYVEAARARGIRERQVVRSHGFRNALVPVVTVFGLQVAALLGGAVLTEETFNWPGVGNELVRYLNNRDYTAVQGIITAIALVVVVMSLLIDVVNALIDPRIRY, encoded by the coding sequence GTGGCCGTCCGTTCAGGCTCGCTGGCACGGTTCGTGGTGACACGGATCGTGCTGGCGGTGCCGATGGTGCTCCTGCTGCTCACCTTCGTGTTCCTGCTGATGCGGGTCGCCCCCGGCGACCCCGTCACGGCAGCCCTCGGTGACCGGCTCTCCGCTGCCGACCTCGCGCAGCGGAGAGCCGCCGCCGGGCTCGACCGCCCGCTGCTCCAGCAGTACTGGGAGTACGTCTCGCACGTCGCCCGGCTCGACTTCGGGCGGACCATCACCGACAACCGCGCCGTCTCCGACATCTTCGTCGAGAACGGCGGGGCGACGCTGACCCTGTCGATCGGCGCGCTCGTCGTCGCGGTCGGGCTCGGCCTGCCGCTGGGCCTGGTGGCCGGGCGCCGCCGCGACTCGGTGTTGGACGTCGGCATCCGGCTGTTCGGCATCGTGTCCTACGCCGCGCCGGTGTTCTTCATCGGACTGCTGCTGCAGCTGGTGTTCGGCAAGGCGCTGGGGTGGCTGCCCACCTCAGGCCAGGCCAGCCCCGTCGTGCAGGCGACGGCCGAGTCCAAGACGCACATCCTGCTGCTCGACATGCTGCTGACCGGCGACACCGGCGACATCACCGACGCTCTCAAGCACCTGGTGCTGCCCTCGGTGACCCTGGGCCTGCTCGTCGTGGGCGTGCTCATCCGGCTCGTGCGGGTCAACCTCATCTCGACCCTGCAGAGCGACTACGTCGAAGCGGCGCGGGCCCGCGGCATCCGCGAGCGCCAGGTCGTGCGCAGCCACGGCTTCCGCAACGCGCTCGTGCCCGTCGTCACCGTCTTCGGGCTCCAGGTGGCCGCCCTGCTCGGCGGCGCTGTCCTCACCGAGGAGACCTTCAACTGGCCCGGCGTCGGCAACGAGCTGGTCCGCTACCTCAACAACCGCGACTACACCGCCGTCCAGGGCATCATCACGGCGATCGCGCTCGTGGTCGTCGTCATGAGCCTGCTGATCGACGTCGTCAACGCGCTCATCGACCCGAGGATCCGCTACTGA
- a CDS encoding ABC transporter substrate-binding protein, giving the protein MARKALAGAVVLGLALTACGGSSSKDEGSGSTGGSSSGSGGGKKTAIILGTTDTVTSLDPAGAYDLPSWTVIYNVYQNLLKIKEGTSTPVPDAASKCDFTDPTTYTCTLNAGLKFSDGTPLTAKDVKASFDRMVKINDPAGSASLLANLKSTDATDDTTVTMHLDHADATFPFVLTTGAGAIVEAAKFPADKLLPSDQVVGSGPYKLTKYTAQQQAVFAVNDNYMGDDQLANNAFIIQYFNQASALKLAIEKGDVDVAYRSLAPTDIAALRKETDKGVQVVEGNGTEIRYLVMQLKQKPLDNKAVRQAIAQVIDRDAIAQNAYDGTVTPLYSMIPQGLAGAGQPFKDKYGAPDKAKAKALLDAAGVKTPVPVDLWYTPTHYGPNSVDELTEIKRQLDSSGLFTATVKSTEWQEYQKAYKAGTYPVFQLGWFPDFPDPDNYSAPFLDGKGGYFQNNYINPQLTALTAKEQGSTDAATRDATFAQIQKITAEDVPMIPVWQGKQIAAVRTGVTGVDKTFDPSFTFRFWLVGKS; this is encoded by the coding sequence ATGGCACGCAAGGCACTGGCTGGTGCCGTGGTGCTCGGGCTGGCTCTGACCGCCTGCGGCGGCAGCAGCAGCAAGGACGAGGGCTCGGGCTCGACCGGCGGCAGCAGCAGCGGGTCGGGAGGCGGCAAGAAGACCGCCATCATCCTGGGCACGACCGACACGGTGACGAGCCTCGACCCGGCGGGCGCCTACGACCTGCCGTCGTGGACGGTCATCTACAACGTCTACCAGAACCTGCTGAAGATCAAGGAGGGGACCTCGACCCCGGTCCCCGACGCGGCGTCGAAGTGCGACTTCACCGACCCGACGACCTACACCTGCACCCTGAACGCGGGCCTGAAGTTCTCCGACGGCACGCCGCTGACGGCCAAGGACGTCAAGGCGTCGTTCGACCGCATGGTCAAGATCAACGACCCCGCCGGCTCGGCCTCGCTGCTCGCCAACCTGAAGAGCACCGACGCGACCGACGACACGACCGTGACGATGCACCTCGACCACGCCGACGCGACGTTCCCGTTCGTGCTGACCACGGGCGCCGGGGCGATCGTCGAGGCGGCGAAGTTCCCGGCCGACAAGCTGCTCCCCAGCGACCAGGTCGTCGGCTCCGGGCCCTACAAGCTGACGAAGTACACCGCGCAGCAGCAGGCCGTCTTCGCCGTCAACGACAACTACATGGGCGACGACCAGCTCGCCAACAACGCCTTCATCATCCAGTACTTCAACCAGGCCTCGGCGCTCAAGCTCGCCATCGAGAAGGGCGACGTCGACGTCGCCTACCGCAGCCTCGCGCCCACCGACATCGCCGCCCTGCGCAAGGAGACCGACAAGGGCGTGCAGGTCGTCGAGGGCAACGGCACCGAGATCCGCTACCTCGTCATGCAGCTCAAGCAGAAGCCGCTCGACAACAAGGCCGTGCGCCAGGCGATCGCGCAGGTCATCGACCGCGACGCCATCGCGCAGAACGCCTACGACGGCACGGTCACCCCGCTCTACTCGATGATCCCGCAGGGGCTCGCGGGCGCGGGCCAGCCGTTCAAGGACAAGTACGGCGCTCCTGACAAGGCGAAGGCCAAGGCCCTGCTGGACGCGGCCGGCGTGAAGACGCCCGTGCCGGTCGACCTGTGGTACACCCCCACCCACTACGGCCCGAACTCCGTCGACGAGCTCACCGAGATCAAGCGCCAGCTCGACTCGAGCGGGCTGTTCACCGCCACGGTCAAGAGCACCGAGTGGCAGGAGTACCAGAAGGCCTACAAGGCCGGCACCTACCCGGTGTTCCAGCTCGGCTGGTTCCCGGACTTCCCGGACCCCGACAACTACAGCGCGCCCTTCCTGGACGGCAAGGGCGGGTACTTCCAGAACAACTACATCAACCCGCAGCTCACGGCGCTGACGGCGAAGGAGCAGGGCAGCACCGACGCGGCGACCCGCGACGCGACGTTCGCCCAGATCCAGAAGATCACCGCCGAGGACGTGCCGATGATCCCGGTCTGGCAGGGCAAGCAGATCGCCGCGGTGCGCACCGGCGTCACGGGGGTCGACAAGACGTTCGACCCGTCGTTCACCTTCCGCTTCTGGCTCGTCGGCAAGAGCTGA
- a CDS encoding ABC transporter ATP-binding protein: MLEVTDLRKTFGTTVALDGLSLAVRPGEVYGFVGQNGAGKTTTMRVVLGVLSADSGRVQWEGRDMDPAARRRIGYMPEERGLYPKMKVRDQLVYLARLHGLDPARAGANSAELLDTLGLGERADDRIEALSLGNQQRVQLAAALVHEPDLLVLDEPFSGLDPVGVDVLAGALRARVDRGVPVVFSSHQLELVERICDSVGIVKAGRIVAQGPVDELRTKGRDRRVRLVMDGPPGAVTSLPGVRQVEGRGPALVLELADGVDDQAVLDTARAAGPVREFTPVTATLTELFREVVAA, encoded by the coding sequence ATGCTCGAGGTGACCGACCTGCGCAAGACCTTCGGGACGACCGTGGCCCTCGACGGCCTCTCGCTGGCCGTGCGGCCCGGCGAGGTCTACGGCTTCGTCGGGCAGAACGGCGCCGGCAAGACGACCACGATGCGCGTCGTGCTCGGCGTGCTGAGCGCCGACTCCGGCCGGGTGCAGTGGGAGGGCCGCGACATGGATCCCGCCGCCCGCCGGCGGATCGGCTACATGCCCGAGGAGCGCGGCCTCTACCCGAAGATGAAGGTGCGCGACCAGCTCGTCTACCTCGCCCGGCTGCACGGTCTCGACCCTGCCCGCGCCGGCGCCAACTCCGCCGAGCTGCTCGACACCCTCGGGCTCGGCGAGCGTGCCGACGACCGGATCGAGGCGCTGTCGCTGGGCAACCAGCAGCGCGTCCAGCTCGCGGCCGCGCTCGTGCACGAGCCCGACCTCCTCGTGCTCGACGAGCCGTTCTCCGGCCTCGACCCGGTGGGCGTCGACGTGCTGGCCGGGGCGCTGCGCGCGCGGGTCGACCGCGGAGTGCCCGTCGTCTTCTCGAGCCACCAGCTCGAGCTCGTCGAACGCATCTGCGACAGCGTCGGCATCGTCAAGGCGGGTCGCATCGTCGCCCAGGGCCCCGTCGACGAGCTGCGCACGAAGGGCCGCGACCGCCGGGTTCGCCTGGTCATGGACGGGCCGCCCGGCGCCGTGACCTCCTTGCCAGGCGTCCGCCAGGTCGAGGGCCGAGGGCCGGCGCTCGTGCTCGAGCTGGCCGACGGCGTCGACGACCAGGCAGTGCTCGACACGGCTCGCGCGGCCGGGCCCGTGCGGGAGTTCACGCCCGTCACCGCGACCCTGACCGAGCTCTTCCGCGAGGTGGTGGCCGCATGA
- a CDS encoding ABC transporter permease: protein MSGLSFSQAARLVAQREVVQRGKDKSFLISLGITLAIVLAIIGINKVASGADSYDVGVVQGSGVPVAAVQAVGRASGVELHVSDVSAEQATARVRSGDLDAALTAPGTVLVHKKLSGTLRPLLEQANTQAVGASRLRDKGIDPAQVSSAFDVPALSVRAQDPVDKNADERTKVATVGTFLLYGQLIGYAMWVALGIVEEKSSRVVELLLSTVSARALLAGKVVGIGLLGLVQLLLIAAVGLGAALATGTVEGTSNAIVPIAMVLGWFLLGYAFYSVAYAAAAARVSRQEDLQNVTTPMTLVIVASFFGALWAGSHADSPVARVLGVVPPFSALVNPQRVSSGDAAGWETPLAVVLMLAVIAGLVVVAARLYEGAVLHSGSVVSWRTAWGGRTPAAASRES, encoded by the coding sequence ATGAGCGGGCTCTCGTTCTCCCAGGCCGCACGGCTCGTGGCACAGCGCGAGGTCGTCCAGCGGGGCAAGGACAAGTCGTTCCTGATCTCGCTCGGCATCACGCTCGCGATCGTGCTGGCCATCATCGGCATCAACAAGGTGGCCAGCGGCGCCGACTCCTACGACGTGGGGGTGGTCCAGGGCTCCGGGGTCCCGGTCGCGGCGGTGCAGGCCGTCGGGCGCGCCTCGGGCGTCGAGCTGCACGTCTCGGACGTCAGCGCCGAGCAGGCGACCGCACGCGTACGCAGCGGGGACCTCGACGCGGCGCTGACCGCGCCGGGCACCGTCCTGGTGCACAAGAAGCTGTCGGGCACCCTGCGCCCGCTGCTCGAGCAGGCCAACACCCAGGCCGTGGGCGCCTCGCGCCTGCGCGACAAGGGCATCGACCCGGCGCAGGTGAGCTCGGCGTTCGACGTCCCGGCGCTGTCGGTGCGGGCGCAGGACCCGGTCGACAAGAACGCCGACGAGCGCACGAAGGTCGCCACCGTCGGCACGTTCCTGCTCTACGGCCAGCTGATCGGCTACGCGATGTGGGTCGCGCTCGGCATCGTCGAGGAGAAGTCGAGCCGGGTCGTCGAGCTGCTGCTCTCGACCGTGTCGGCGCGCGCCCTGCTCGCCGGCAAGGTCGTGGGCATCGGGCTGCTCGGGCTCGTGCAGCTGCTGCTCATCGCAGCCGTCGGGCTCGGGGCGGCGCTGGCCACCGGCACGGTCGAGGGCACCTCGAACGCGATTGTGCCGATCGCCATGGTGCTCGGGTGGTTCCTGCTGGGCTACGCGTTCTACAGCGTCGCCTACGCAGCGGCCGCGGCGCGCGTCAGCCGCCAGGAGGACCTGCAGAACGTCACGACGCCGATGACGCTGGTGATCGTCGCGAGCTTCTTCGGCGCGCTGTGGGCCGGCAGCCACGCCGACTCGCCCGTGGCGCGCGTGCTCGGCGTGGTGCCACCGTTCAGCGCGCTGGTCAACCCGCAGCGGGTCTCCTCCGGCGACGCAGCAGGGTGGGAGACGCCGCTGGCCGTGGTGCTCATGCTGGCCGTCATCGCCGGGCTCGTCGTGGTGGCAGCGCGGCTCTACGAGGGTGCGGTCCTCCACAGCGGGTCGGTGGTGTCCTGGCGCACGGCGTGGGGCGGGCGCACACCGGCGGCGGCGAGCCGCGAGTCCTAG
- a CDS encoding MFS transporter has protein sequence MGDQALEGTTGSGAALGALAAGTFAIGVTEFVVSGLLPEVADDLDVSISRAGLLVSGYAMGVVVGAPLMTMLVLRLPRRWVLVGLLGLFVAGNAISAASTTFVGMMAGRVVAALCHGAFIGIASLVATSLVAPERKSQAIATMLTGLTVANVAGVPLGTLVGQSFGWRTTFWTIAALGLLAMAAVAVLVPDVSGEAGGGLRTQLRPFARPPVWAALTVTALGFGAVYAPLTYVAPLMTDVAGYASSSMSWLLAMFGVGLVLGNLAGARLADLDLRATVAGALAVLVVVFLVFDRTSHHHAAAAVTLFVLGMAAFATVPAFTTSVLLAGGAAADNLLASSAAVAAFNVGNATGAWLGGVVIDAGHGYAATTLVGAAMSAAALGVFAASLALRR, from the coding sequence GTGGGGGACCAGGCTCTCGAGGGCACCACCGGCAGCGGTGCTGCCCTCGGTGCGTTGGCCGCCGGCACCTTCGCCATCGGCGTCACCGAGTTCGTCGTCAGCGGGCTCCTGCCGGAGGTGGCCGACGACCTCGACGTGAGCATCTCGCGGGCGGGGCTGCTGGTCTCGGGCTACGCCATGGGCGTGGTCGTCGGTGCACCACTGATGACCATGCTGGTCCTCCGGCTGCCTCGCCGCTGGGTCCTCGTGGGCCTGCTCGGCCTCTTCGTCGCCGGCAACGCCATCTCCGCCGCATCCACCACGTTCGTCGGCATGATGGCCGGCCGCGTCGTGGCGGCGCTCTGCCACGGCGCCTTCATCGGCATCGCGTCGCTCGTGGCGACGAGCCTGGTCGCGCCCGAGCGCAAGTCCCAGGCGATCGCCACGATGCTGACCGGGCTCACCGTCGCCAACGTGGCCGGCGTACCGCTCGGCACGCTGGTCGGCCAGAGCTTCGGCTGGCGCACGACGTTCTGGACGATCGCGGCGCTCGGCCTGCTCGCCATGGCTGCCGTCGCCGTCCTCGTGCCCGACGTCAGCGGCGAGGCGGGGGGCGGACTGCGTACGCAGCTGCGTCCCTTCGCCCGCCCGCCCGTCTGGGCGGCGCTGACGGTGACGGCGCTGGGCTTCGGTGCTGTCTACGCGCCGCTGACCTACGTGGCGCCGCTGATGACCGACGTGGCGGGGTACGCGTCGTCCTCCATGTCGTGGCTGCTCGCGATGTTCGGGGTGGGCCTGGTGCTCGGCAACCTGGCCGGCGCCCGGCTCGCCGACCTCGACCTGCGGGCGACGGTCGCGGGCGCGCTGGCGGTGCTGGTCGTGGTCTTCCTGGTCTTCGACCGGACCTCCCACCACCACGCCGCGGCCGCCGTGACGCTGTTCGTGCTGGGGATGGCGGCTTTCGCCACCGTGCCGGCCTTCACGACCTCGGTGCTGCTGGCTGGCGGTGCGGCGGCCGACAACCTGCTGGCGTCGTCGGCCGCCGTGGCCGCGTTCAACGTGGGCAACGCGACCGGTGCGTGGCTGGGCGGTGTGGTGATCGACGCCGGGCACGGCTACGCGGCGACCACCCTGGTCGGAGCGGCGATGTCGGCCGCAGCGCTGGGCGTCTTCGCGGCGTCCCTGGCGCTGCGTCGCTAG
- a CDS encoding YihY/virulence factor BrkB family protein, with protein sequence MAAASNATERQHDDRPQVLRDGSPAGQPGADAEKPTDIPAAGWKQIVKRAWKETKDDNISLLAAGVAFFAFLAIFPAVIAAVSIYGLVANPADVTDQVNNLLDSAPQATRDVVSTQLTNITSSSGGALSIGLVVSILGALWSASGGMGNLIKGINIAYDEQETRTFVKLRGLALALTLGAIVFVVVAVALIAVLPAVLHSAGLGVLAGVGIQVLRWVGLIVAVMVALAIVYRYAPDRDNAKFSWTSLGAVAAGLIWVVASVAFALYAQFSGSYSKTYGALAGVIILMMWLYITSFIVLFGAEVNAEAERQTRKDTTEGAPQPMGTRRAQAADTLPGAE encoded by the coding sequence ATGGCAGCCGCATCGAACGCCACCGAGCGCCAGCACGACGACCGGCCACAGGTGCTGCGCGACGGCAGCCCCGCCGGCCAGCCGGGCGCCGACGCCGAGAAGCCCACCGACATCCCGGCCGCGGGCTGGAAGCAGATCGTCAAGCGTGCGTGGAAGGAGACCAAGGACGACAACATCTCGCTGCTGGCAGCGGGCGTCGCGTTCTTCGCCTTCCTCGCGATCTTCCCGGCCGTCATCGCCGCGGTGTCGATCTACGGCCTGGTGGCGAACCCGGCCGACGTCACGGACCAGGTGAACAACCTGCTCGACAGCGCACCGCAGGCGACACGTGACGTCGTCTCCACGCAGCTGACGAACATCACGAGCAGCAGCGGCGGTGCCCTCAGCATCGGGCTGGTCGTGTCGATCCTCGGCGCCCTGTGGTCCGCCAGCGGCGGCATGGGCAACCTCATCAAGGGCATCAACATCGCCTACGACGAGCAGGAGACCCGCACGTTCGTCAAGCTGCGCGGGCTGGCCCTCGCCCTGACGCTCGGCGCGATCGTCTTCGTCGTGGTGGCCGTCGCGCTCATCGCGGTGCTGCCGGCGGTCCTGCACTCGGCCGGTCTCGGCGTCCTCGCCGGCGTCGGCATCCAGGTGCTGCGCTGGGTCGGCCTCATCGTCGCGGTCATGGTCGCCCTCGCGATCGTCTACCGCTACGCCCCCGACCGCGACAACGCGAAGTTCTCGTGGACCAGCCTCGGCGCCGTCGCCGCCGGCCTCATCTGGGTCGTCGCCTCCGTCGCCTTCGCGCTCTACGCGCAGTTCTCCGGCAGCTACAGCAAGACCTACGGCGCGCTGGCCGGCGTGATCATCCTCATGATGTGGCTCTACATCACCTCGTTCATCGTGCTCTTCGGCGCCGAGGTCAACGCCGAGGCGGAGCGCCAGACCCGCAAGGACACCACCGAGGGCGCGCCGCAGCCGATGGGAACCCGCCGCGCGCAGGCGGCCGACACCCTCCCCGGCGCCGAGTGA
- a CDS encoding cysteine--tRNA ligase: MTRPFDAAPRPLRLEGRPVHAVGTFRIYVCGITPYDVTHLGHASTFLWSDLAARVLRATGSRVQVTRNVTDVDEALLAEARRRQEPYDLLASRQRFAFDSTMTRLGARLPDAEPTARQAVSQVVDLASALLERDAAYVVGSTVYARGAGTLARAGLDEARALELSAEYGDFPRDPAKEHPLDVVVWRGSDDVDADVSWPSPWGAGRPGWHAQCAAMVLGAYGSGVDLHAGGADLRFPHHAAEALLAEAATGVAPFARAWLHPGIVSVNGAKMAKSTGNLVLVDDLLADVSPAAVRLLCLHRPVSEPWSYDDAALERAATLADDIWAAAARPGSGSGARAVEDALLDGLDVTRAVAVALEAGGPAARRLSEVLALG, encoded by the coding sequence GTGACCCGACCGTTCGACGCCGCACCCCGACCCCTGCGCCTCGAGGGGCGCCCCGTGCACGCGGTCGGGACCTTCCGCATCTACGTCTGCGGCATCACGCCCTACGACGTCACCCACCTCGGCCACGCGTCGACGTTCCTCTGGTCCGACCTCGCCGCGCGGGTGCTGCGCGCGACCGGCAGCCGGGTGCAGGTGACCCGCAACGTCACCGACGTCGACGAGGCGCTGCTCGCCGAGGCGCGTCGGCGCCAGGAGCCCTACGACCTGCTCGCCAGCCGCCAGCGCTTCGCGTTCGACTCCACGATGACCCGGCTGGGAGCGCGGCTCCCCGACGCCGAGCCGACCGCCCGCCAGGCGGTGAGCCAGGTCGTCGACCTCGCCTCGGCGCTGCTCGAGCGCGACGCGGCCTACGTCGTCGGCAGCACGGTCTACGCGCGCGGCGCCGGCACGCTCGCCCGCGCCGGCCTCGACGAGGCCCGCGCGCTCGAGCTCTCGGCGGAGTACGGCGACTTCCCTCGCGACCCGGCCAAGGAGCACCCGCTCGACGTCGTCGTGTGGCGGGGCTCCGACGACGTCGACGCCGACGTCAGCTGGCCCAGCCCCTGGGGCGCGGGCCGGCCGGGCTGGCACGCGCAGTGCGCGGCGATGGTGCTCGGCGCGTACGGCTCCGGTGTGGACCTGCACGCAGGCGGAGCGGACCTGCGCTTCCCGCACCACGCGGCCGAAGCGCTGCTCGCCGAGGCCGCGACCGGCGTCGCGCCCTTCGCCCGCGCCTGGCTGCACCCCGGCATCGTGTCGGTCAACGGCGCGAAGATGGCCAAGTCCACCGGCAACCTGGTGCTCGTCGACGACCTGCTCGCCGACGTCAGCCCCGCCGCCGTGCGGCTGCTGTGCCTGCACCGGCCGGTGTCCGAGCCCTGGTCCTACGACGACGCGGCGCTCGAGCGGGCCGCGACGCTCGCCGACGACATCTGGGCCGCGGCGGCCCGGCCGGGCAGCGGGTCCGGCGCCCGCGCGGTCGAGGACGCGCTGCTCGACGGGCTCGACGTGACCCGCGCGGTCGCCGTCGCCCTCGAGGCGGGCGGGCCGGCCGCGCGTCGGCTCTCGGAGGTCCTCGCCCTGGGGTGA
- a CDS encoding amino acid permease: MSLGLTRTKPVDDILAQGGDDDGTEGPGRLKKQLGVFDLIGFGIGIVIGAGIFTLTGVEAKAHAGPAIVLSFAFAGLASFLAALCYSELASSVPTAGSAYTYAYATMGEIFAWIVGWDLVLEFALGAASVARAWSGYLGNLFDLPTRWFAEDGSTVNVGAVALTLVLGLVAYVGVRQSARVTGVLVSIKVAICIFIVVVGLFYVKGSNITPFIPASKQSSGDAGVKQTVVEAVFGLDPAVYGIGGVLTAMAIVFFAFTGFEAVANVSEETRKPQRDLPLGLLGTLGIALALYIGVSFVLTGMVEYDKIDDDAAIASAFKSVGAGWAATLVDVAAVAGLTTVVLVDIVAMGRIGFAMARDGLLPRAAGVVHPKFGTPHRVTVVVTVLVAVLAGFVPLATLVNLVSIGTLFAFVLVSLAVPLLRRSDPGLERTFKVPFSPVVPLLSALACIYLMLNLTLETWIRFAVWMAIGLAFYAFYGRRKARLAAGVASS; this comes from the coding sequence ATGAGCCTCGGACTGACCCGCACCAAGCCCGTCGACGACATCCTGGCCCAGGGCGGGGACGACGACGGCACGGAGGGCCCAGGCCGGCTCAAGAAGCAGCTGGGCGTCTTCGACCTCATCGGCTTCGGCATCGGCATCGTCATCGGCGCCGGCATCTTCACGCTGACCGGCGTGGAGGCGAAGGCGCACGCGGGACCGGCGATCGTGCTCTCGTTCGCCTTCGCCGGGCTGGCCTCGTTCCTCGCCGCGCTCTGCTACTCGGAGCTCGCCTCGAGCGTGCCGACCGCGGGCAGCGCCTACACCTACGCCTACGCCACGATGGGAGAGATCTTCGCGTGGATCGTGGGGTGGGACCTCGTCCTCGAGTTCGCGCTCGGCGCCGCGAGCGTCGCCCGCGCATGGTCCGGCTACCTCGGGAACCTGTTCGACCTGCCGACGCGGTGGTTCGCGGAGGACGGCTCGACGGTCAACGTCGGCGCCGTGGCGCTGACGCTGGTGCTGGGCCTGGTGGCGTACGTCGGGGTGCGGCAGTCGGCGCGCGTGACCGGCGTGCTGGTCTCGATCAAGGTCGCCATCTGCATCTTCATCGTGGTCGTCGGGCTGTTCTACGTGAAGGGCTCGAACATCACGCCCTTCATCCCCGCCTCGAAGCAGAGCAGCGGCGACGCCGGCGTCAAGCAGACGGTCGTCGAGGCGGTCTTCGGGCTGGACCCTGCGGTCTACGGCATCGGCGGCGTCCTCACCGCCATGGCGATCGTCTTCTTCGCGTTCACCGGCTTCGAGGCGGTCGCGAACGTCAGCGAGGAGACGCGCAAGCCGCAGCGCGACCTGCCGCTCGGTCTGCTGGGCACGCTGGGCATCGCGCTGGCGCTCTACATCGGCGTCTCGTTCGTGCTCACGGGGATGGTGGAGTACGACAAGATCGACGACGACGCCGCCATCGCCTCGGCGTTCAAGTCCGTCGGGGCCGGCTGGGCGGCCACGCTCGTCGACGTCGCCGCGGTCGCCGGACTCACCACGGTGGTGCTCGTCGACATCGTGGCCATGGGCCGCATCGGCTTCGCCATGGCCCGCGACGGCCTGCTCCCCCGTGCCGCCGGCGTCGTCCACCCGAAGTTCGGGACGCCGCACCGCGTCACCGTCGTCGTGACGGTGCTGGTGGCCGTGCTCGCCGGCTTCGTCCCGCTCGCGACGCTGGTCAACCTGGTCAGCATCGGCACGCTGTTCGCGTTCGTGCTGGTCTCGCTGGCGGTGCCGCTGCTGCGCCGCAGCGACCCCGGCCTCGAGCGCACGTTCAAGGTGCCGTTCTCGCCGGTCGTGCCGCTGCTCTCGGCGCTCGCCTGCATCTACTTGATGCTCAACCTGACGCTCGAGACGTGGATCCGCTTCGCCGTGTGGATGGCGATCGGCCTGGCGTTCTACGCGTTCTACGGACGGCGCAAGGCCCGGCTCGCCGCTGGTGTCGCCAGCAGCTGA